The Candidatus Polarisedimenticolia bacterium genomic sequence GGCGGGTATCACGAAGGGATCATCGGCGCCACCCTGTTCCGCCACTTCGCAGTGAGCCTCGACAACGATCGCAGCTTGATGACGCTGCGCCGCCCGGAGGATTACACCCCGCCCGAGGGGGCCGGCGTGCTTCCCCTGGTCTTCGATGACGGCGGCAAGCCATTCGCAGATGCCCGGGTGCGGATTGCCGACGGCGGGGCGAAGCCAATACAGCTCGCGGTCGACCTGGGCGCCTCGCACGTCGTCTCCCTCAACGAGACCGAGGGAAACGGCCTCCTGGCTCCCGCCGGCTCGATTGCCGCCACGATCGGACGCGGCGTGAGCGGCGCAGTGCTGGGAAAGGTAGGCCGCATCGCCTCCCTGGAGCTGGGACCGTTCAAGCTCGAACATCTCGTGGCCACCTTCCCCGACAAGGCATACCAGAACCCGCGCGGCATGGACTCCAAGGATGGCAACCTCGGCAACGGAGCGCTGTCGCGCTTCCTCGTGACCTTCGACTACGCCCACGAGCGGCTGGTGCTCTTCCCCGCTGCCGGCTTCACCGAGCCCTCGGAGTGGGACATGTCGGGCATGCAGGGCGATCTCACCGGCAAAGGCACCGTCGAAGTGAGCCGCGTACTCGCTGGCTCCCCCGCGGAGGCGGCGGGAATTCGCCAAGGCGACACGCTGGTGCGCATCGCCGGGGAAGAGGTGACCCAGGCGAGCTACTTCACCCTGAAGGAGCGCTTCAAGAAGGACGGCGAGACGGTGACCGTGGAGCTGCGGCGCAAGGACAAGCCGGTTTTGGCCTCGCTCAAGCTCCGCCGCCTGGTCTGATTCCGTCCGGCGGCAGCTCGAAGATTCGCCGAGGCCCGTCCGGTTGCGGGAAGGCGTCGTCCCGGAAGCGGACGGCCGGCGGCCCCTGCGCGCCGCCTCGTGCGGCACAACCCCCTGAGAATCCATATCCTGGGCTCTTCCCGGCGGATGGCACGCCGCTTGCCGGACGCGATGGCTTTCCCGACCCCGCGTCGCCCCGCGACGCCCACCGACCGCTAGGCAGGAGCGCTCCCATGATTCATCCGATTCAGGACCTCAAGGTCGCCCTTCGGGTGCTGGCGAAATCGCCGGGCTTCACGGTGGTGACCGTGGCCACCCTGGCGCTCGCCATCGGAGTGAACAGCGTCATCTTCGGACTGGTGGATGCGGTGCTCTTCCGTCCGCTGCCGATCCGGGAGCCGCAGTCGCTGGTGCGGCTGGGAATGGTCTTCGACGAAGGGATGAGCGGGAACATTTCCTATCCGGAGATCGGGGATATCCGCGAGCAGGTCGGCGCGTTCAGCGGCGTGGCGGGGTTCACCAGCGGCAACAATGTCTACCTGGGGATGGGCGAGGAATCTCCCGAGCCGCTCCGGGCTTCGCTGGTGGGGGGTGGCTTCTTTTCGCTTTTGGGCGTCAGCCCCGCACAAGGACGGTTGATTGACGCCCAGGACGATGGCGCGCCCGGCGGCAGTCCCGTTCTGGTGCTGAGCCACGCGCTCTGGCAGAAGCGCTTCGGCGGCGATCCGGGAGTCATCGGATCGACGGTTCGGATGAACACGCAGCGGTTCACCATTGTCGGGGTGGCGCCCCGCGGATTTCTCGGCCTCGACCTGGAGCAGGTGCCCGACGTCTGGATGCCGCTGAACATGCTCGTGCAGGCCGCGCCCAATCTCGAGCAGTTCAAGCCCTTCGAGCGCCGCGGCTTCGCATGGGTGGACGCCGTCGCCCGCCTGCGGCCGGGCGTCTCGGCGCGCGAGGCCGAGGTGCAGATGCGCACCGTCCACGCGCGCCTGACGCGCGAGCTGAAGCTCCAGGATCACTCGCGCCCGACGATCGCGCCGCTTGCCGGCTCCCTGTTCGACCGGGAACGCCGTGGACCGATCCGGCAGACTTCCTGGATCCTGGCCGGCGTGACAGCGATGGTGCTCGCCATCGCCTGCGCCGTGGTCTCCGGACTGCTGCTGGCGCGTGGCGAGCGGCGGCGGCGCGAGGTTGCGGTGCGCTCCGCCCTGGGCGCGTCGCGCGGGCGCATCGTGGGCCATCTCATGACGGAGAGCCTGGTCCTGGCGGCGGCAGGCTGCCTGCTCGGCATGCTCTTCGCCCAGTGGTCCAACGATCTCTTCCTGGGAGTCGTCTCTCCCGGCTTCCCGCTTCCCTCCGCGGCGGCGACCCCCATCTTCACCTCGCGCGTCCTGTGGTTCGCGGGCGGCGCCTCGATCTTGTGCGCCCTGGCGTTCGGTCTGCTGCCGGCCTGGCACACCTCGAAATCCAATCTGGTCGAGGCCATGCGGCGCGAGGCGGCCCCGGCCGGCGGACGCCAGCGCTGGCTGTCGCTGGGCCATGCCTTCGTGGTGGCCCAGGTGGCGCTCTCCACCGTGCTGCTGATCGGCGCCGGGCTGCTGCTGCGCACCCTGCTGCACGCCTCGAGCGTCGATCTGGGCTTCGATCCGCGCCACGCCTGGGTCGTCTCGATCGACGTCTCCAAGAGCGGTTACGGCCGCGAGGCGGGATTGCGTTTCTATCGAGATCTGCTCGATGAGGTGCGGCGCGTTCCAGGGGTGAAAAACGCGGCGATATCGCGCCACGTGCCCGTGTCCGGAGGTGGAAATGCCACCTCGGTGGAGCTGACGAATTTCACGCCGCCGCCGGGCCAGGAGCCGCGCGTCGCCTTCACCGCGGTATCGCCCGGCTTCTTCCGCACGCTGGGGATTCCGATGCTGCAGGGACGCGACTTCGAGACCTCGGACGCGGGAGGTCCGGAGAGGTTGATCGTCAACCGCGCCTTCGCCGAGCGGTTCTGGCCGGGGCGGGACGCGCTGCGCGAGCGGGTGCGCAACTTTGGGGAAGGCGGCGCGGAGGTCATCGGGGTGGCGTCCGATGCGAAGCAGTTCAGCATACGCGAGGATCCGCAGCCGATGCTCTACGTCCTCGACGCCTCGTTCTTCATGCCCAACACCAACCTGGTGGTGCGTACCGAGCCTTCGGCGGCGGGGGTGCTTCCGGCGATCCGCGCGATCGTCAACAAGATGGATCCGAAGGTCCCGCTATTCGGCATCCGCACGCTCGAGGAGCATGTCGGGATCGCGTTGGGCGAAGAGCGCACCATCGCGGGGCTGCTGGGCGCCTTTGCTCTTCTGGGACTGGCCCTGGCGGTGATCGGCCTGTACGGGGTCGTCTCCTACTCCGCGCAATCGCGTGCCCGCGAGTTCGGCATTCGCCTGGCGCTGGGCGCCCGGCCCGGAAACCTGCTGCGCACCGTCCTGGGACAGGGGGCGGCGCTCGCTCTCACCGGGCTGGTGATCGGGCTGGCAGCCGGGCTCGCGGCGAGCCGGACGCTCTCCGCTCTTCTCTTCGGAGTGAGCCCGACCGACGGGGCCACTTTCCTCGGCATCGCCGGGCTGCTCCTGCTGGTGGCCACCGCCGCCAGCGCGCTTCCCGCGCTGCGTGCGGCGCGGCTCGATCCGTCGCAGACTCTGCGGGTCGAATAGCGGCCGCTTCGTCCTATCCGCGCCTGCCGGCGCTGCGGCCCCCTCCAGCCCGCAGGCAATCGGCGGGGAAGATCCCGGCGGCCCTCACGGTTGTCAGCCTCGATCATGGCGCCTCTCCCGCCCGGGAGGCATAATGGCGCCCCGAGGCGCCGCTTCATGTCGCAGACACCGGAAACGCCCCAGGCTTCGGCCGGGAATCCCGCTCCCGCGGACGGAGAGGCTTTCGCACCGCCGAAGCCGGCGGGCAGCCGCGGCGATCTCGCCGTCCTGAGCGAGCTGCTGCCCTATCTGCGCCCCTACCTGGGGCGGATCATCCTCGCGCTGAGCCTCATCCTCGCCGCCAAGCTGGCCAACCTTCTGGTGCCTTACGCCCTGAAGCGGATCGTGGACCAGCTCAACGTGCGCCCCTCGCCGCTGCTGCTGCCGGTGGGACTGCTGCTGGCCTACGGCGCCGCGCGCATCGGGGTGACCCTGTTCACCGAGCTGCGCCAGGTCGTCTTCGCCCGCGTCATGGCCCGGGCGGCGCGCCAGATCACCTTGAAAGTGTTCCGGCACCTGCACGCGCTGAGCCTCAAGTTCCACCTCGGGCGGCGCACCGGCGGCGTGGCGCGCGACGTGGAGCGCGGCGGCAGTGCGATTTCCGACCTGCTCGACTGGACGCTGTACACGATCGTCCCGACCGCCATGGAGGTGCTGCTGGTCACCGCCGTGCTGGTCTGGGCCTACGACTGGGGCTTCGCTCTCATCGCGCTGGCCACCCTGTCCGCCTACGGCGCCTGGACTTTCGTGGTGACCGAATGGCGCACCCGCTTCCACCGCGCGGCGGTGGAGGCCGACACGCGCGCCAGCGAGCGGGCGGTCGATTCCCTGCTCAACTACGAGACGGTCAAGTACTTCAACAACGAGCGGCACGAGGCGGCGCGCTACGACCAGAACCTCATGCGCCTGGAGGACGCCCGCGTCAAGGCGCAGAAGACGTTGGCGCTGCTGAACCTGGGGCAGACGGTGGTGGTGGCCCTGGGAGTGACGGCGATGATGTGGCGCGCGGCGGCGGGGGTGGTGGCCGGCCGCCTGACGCTCGGCGATCTGGTGCTGGTGAACGCCTACCTGCTGCAGCTCTCGGCGCCGCTGTTCCTGCTGGGGATGATGTACCGCGAGGTCAAGCAGGCGCTCACCGACATGGAGCGGCTGTTCCGGCTGCTGGACGAGCCGCTGGACGTGCAGGACCGTCCCGCGGCCCGGCCGCTCGCGACGCACCGCCCGCGGGTGAGCTTCGAGAGCGTCCGCTTCGGCTACGACCCGCGCCGCCAGATCCTGCGGGGCGTGGACTTCGAGATCCCGCCCGGCGGAACCATTGCCGTGGTCGGCCATTCCGGCTCCGGCAAGTCGACCCTGGCGCGCCTGATGTACCGCTTCTACGACGTCGACGGGGGACGGATCCTGATCGACGGATCCGACCTGCGCGATTTCACCCAGGCCTCGCTGCGCGCCGCCATCGGGATCGTCCCGCAGGACACCGTCCTGTTCAATGACACGATCTTCTACAACATCCAGTACGGCCGCCCCGAGGCGAGCGGCGAGGAAGTGGAGTCGGCGGCTCGCGCCGCCCACATCCACGAGTTCATCGCCGCCTTGCCCGACGGTTACGAGACGGAGGTGGGGGAGCGGGGGCTGAAGCTCTCGGGGGGCG encodes the following:
- a CDS encoding PDZ domain-containing protein — protein: GGYHEGIIGATLFRHFAVSLDNDRSLMTLRRPEDYTPPEGAGVLPLVFDDGGKPFADARVRIADGGAKPIQLAVDLGASHVVSLNETEGNGLLAPAGSIAATIGRGVSGAVLGKVGRIASLELGPFKLEHLVATFPDKAYQNPRGMDSKDGNLGNGALSRFLVTFDYAHERLVLFPAAGFTEPSEWDMSGMQGDLTGKGTVEVSRVLAGSPAEAAGIRQGDTLVRIAGEEVTQASYFTLKERFKKDGETVTVELRRKDKPVLASLKLRRLV
- a CDS encoding ABC transporter permease codes for the protein MIHPIQDLKVALRVLAKSPGFTVVTVATLALAIGVNSVIFGLVDAVLFRPLPIREPQSLVRLGMVFDEGMSGNISYPEIGDIREQVGAFSGVAGFTSGNNVYLGMGEESPEPLRASLVGGGFFSLLGVSPAQGRLIDAQDDGAPGGSPVLVLSHALWQKRFGGDPGVIGSTVRMNTQRFTIVGVAPRGFLGLDLEQVPDVWMPLNMLVQAAPNLEQFKPFERRGFAWVDAVARLRPGVSAREAEVQMRTVHARLTRELKLQDHSRPTIAPLAGSLFDRERRGPIRQTSWILAGVTAMVLAIACAVVSGLLLARGERRRREVAVRSALGASRGRIVGHLMTESLVLAAAGCLLGMLFAQWSNDLFLGVVSPGFPLPSAAATPIFTSRVLWFAGGASILCALAFGLLPAWHTSKSNLVEAMRREAAPAGGRQRWLSLGHAFVVAQVALSTVLLIGAGLLLRTLLHASSVDLGFDPRHAWVVSIDVSKSGYGREAGLRFYRDLLDEVRRVPGVKNAAISRHVPVSGGGNATSVELTNFTPPPGQEPRVAFTAVSPGFFRTLGIPMLQGRDFETSDAGGPERLIVNRAFAERFWPGRDALRERVRNFGEGGAEVIGVASDAKQFSIREDPQPMLYVLDASFFMPNTNLVVRTEPSAAGVLPAIRAIVNKMDPKVPLFGIRTLEEHVGIALGEERTIAGLLGAFALLGLALAVIGLYGVVSYSAQSRAREFGIRLALGARPGNLLRTVLGQGAALALTGLVIGLAAGLAASRTLSALLFGVSPTDGATFLGIAGLLLLVATAASALPALRAARLDPSQTLRVE
- a CDS encoding ABC transporter ATP-binding protein/permease — its product is MSQTPETPQASAGNPAPADGEAFAPPKPAGSRGDLAVLSELLPYLRPYLGRIILALSLILAAKLANLLVPYALKRIVDQLNVRPSPLLLPVGLLLAYGAARIGVTLFTELRQVVFARVMARAARQITLKVFRHLHALSLKFHLGRRTGGVARDVERGGSAISDLLDWTLYTIVPTAMEVLLVTAVLVWAYDWGFALIALATLSAYGAWTFVVTEWRTRFHRAAVEADTRASERAVDSLLNYETVKYFNNERHEAARYDQNLMRLEDARVKAQKTLALLNLGQTVVVALGVTAMMWRAAAGVVAGRLTLGDLVLVNAYLLQLSAPLFLLGMMYREVKQALTDMERLFRLLDEPLDVQDRPAARPLATHRPRVSFESVRFGYDPRRQILRGVDFEIPPGGTIAVVGHSGSGKSTLARLMYRFYDVDGGRILIDGSDLRDFTQASLRAAIGIVPQDTVLFNDTIFYNIQYGRPEASGEEVESAARAAHIHEFIAALPDGYETEVGERGLKLSGGEKQRVAIARALLKNPAILIFDEATSALDSQSEKAIQAELDRIQVGRTTLMIAHRLSTVMGADQILVMEDGRIVERGTHAQLLAAEGRYAHMWRLQQQEPAFETSPAHPAKP